Proteins encoded together in one Candidatus Methylomirabilota bacterium window:
- a CDS encoding helix-turn-helix transcriptional regulator — protein MSGQPLLLLHEQYTRLPTPALEILGLSRREAEVLAWVAEGKADAVIARILGISPRTVHKHLEHIYAKLGVEGRTAAAARAFQVIGVGPPGTAC, from the coding sequence GTGTCTGGGCAGCCGCTCCTGCTCCTTCACGAGCAGTACACGCGGCTGCCCACGCCGGCCCTCGAGATCCTCGGCCTCAGCCGCCGCGAGGCGGAGGTGCTCGCCTGGGTCGCCGAGGGCAAGGCCGACGCGGTGATCGCCAGGATCCTCGGAATCTCCCCGCGGACCGTGCACAAGCACCTCGAGCACATCTACGCGAAGCTCGGGGTCGAGGGGCGGACGGCGGCGGCGGCGCGGGCGTTCCAGGTGATCGGCGTGGGACCTCCCGGGACAGCGTGCTGA